One Curtobacterium sp. MCLR17_032 genomic window carries:
- a CDS encoding thymidylate synthase — MTENPTPYEDLLRRVLEEGSPKGDRTGTGTRSLFGAQLRYDLSQGFPLITTKRVHMKSIAYELLWFLRGDSNVGWLQEHGVRIWNEWAGEDGDLGPVYGVQWRSWPTPSGEHVDQIAQVVEQIRSNPDSRRLIVSAWNVADIPNMALAPCHAFFQFYVNDGKLSCQLYQRSADMFLGVPFNIASYALLTHMVAAQTGLEVGDFIWTGGDCHVYDNHVEQVREQLSRTAFPLPTLELAPRDSIDDYEYEDITVVGYEHHPAISGKVAV, encoded by the coding sequence GTGACCGAGAACCCCACGCCGTACGAAGACCTGCTGCGCCGAGTGCTCGAGGAGGGCTCGCCGAAGGGCGACCGCACCGGCACCGGGACCCGCAGCCTGTTCGGTGCCCAGCTGCGCTACGACCTGTCGCAGGGTTTCCCGCTCATCACCACCAAGCGCGTGCACATGAAGTCGATCGCGTACGAGCTGCTCTGGTTCCTCCGCGGCGACTCGAACGTCGGCTGGCTGCAGGAGCACGGTGTCCGGATCTGGAACGAGTGGGCGGGGGAGGACGGCGACCTCGGACCGGTCTACGGCGTGCAGTGGCGCTCGTGGCCGACCCCGTCCGGCGAGCACGTCGACCAGATCGCCCAGGTGGTCGAGCAGATCCGGAGCAACCCGGACTCCCGCCGGCTCATCGTCTCGGCCTGGAACGTGGCGGACATCCCGAACATGGCGCTGGCCCCGTGCCACGCGTTCTTCCAGTTCTACGTCAACGACGGCAAGCTCTCGTGCCAGCTGTACCAGCGGAGCGCGGACATGTTCCTCGGCGTCCCGTTCAACATCGCCTCGTACGCCCTGCTCACCCACATGGTCGCCGCGCAGACCGGGCTCGAGGTCGGCGACTTCATCTGGACCGGCGGCGACTGCCACGTCTACGACAACCACGTCGAGCAGGTCCGGGAGCAGCTGTCCCGCACGGCGTTCCCGCTGCCGACGCTCGAGCTCGCCCCGCGCGACTCGATCGACGACTACGAGTACGAGGACATCACCGTCGTCGGCTACGAGCACCACCCGGCGATCTCGGGCAAGGTCGCGGTCTGA
- a CDS encoding dihydrofolate reductase, whose protein sequence is MVDGAGGAGSVGLVWARSTDGVIGADGGIPWHVPEDLAHFRTVTGTGTVLMGRRTWQSLPERFRPLPGRRNVVLTRDPAFHAEGAEVVHDLDAAIGQAQSAGGPVWVIGGGAVYQDALARADRIAETIVDVVVAGDTRAPTIDDAWELVEDGPWQESRTGTRYRFLEWRRR, encoded by the coding sequence ATGGTGGACGGGGCTGGTGGTGCGGGCTCCGTCGGTCTGGTGTGGGCCCGCTCCACGGACGGCGTCATCGGCGCCGACGGCGGGATCCCGTGGCACGTCCCGGAGGACCTCGCCCACTTCCGCACCGTGACCGGCACCGGCACCGTGCTGATGGGCCGGCGGACGTGGCAGTCCCTGCCGGAGCGGTTCCGCCCGCTGCCCGGTCGCCGCAACGTCGTGCTCACGCGCGACCCTGCGTTCCACGCTGAGGGCGCCGAGGTCGTCCACGACCTCGATGCGGCGATCGGACAGGCCCAGTCGGCCGGCGGACCGGTCTGGGTGATCGGCGGTGGTGCCGTCTACCAGGACGCCCTGGCGCGTGCCGACCGCATCGCCGAGACGATCGTCGACGTCGTGGTCGCCGGTGACACCCGCGCGCCGACCATCGACGACGCGTGGGAGCTCGTCGAGGACGGCCCCTGGCAGGAGTCCCGGACCGGCACCCGCTACCGCTTCCTGGAGTGGCGCCGCCGCTGA
- the dapA gene encoding 4-hydroxy-tetrahydrodipicolinate synthase, with amino-acid sequence MSTRENPFGQVLVALVTPFTADGEVDWPGVEQHIDDCITAGADGIVVTGTTGETSTLTDPEKLRLVEVGKSVAAGRAKIITGGGSNETAHAIHLYKQSERAGADGVMIVTPYYNKPTQAGVLTHFRMIADATDLPVILYDIPGRTGIPITYDTILRASKHPNILAVKDAKGDFAEVSRVLNNTDLMYFSGDDTNVLPHLSIGATGLIGVTANITSAPYRTIVDAVNRGDLATATAEHKRLEPLVRAVMTHVPGTVAAKYVLHGLGRIGSPRVRLPLVGPEDSEAYAIETSLEAVVDVPGADFSNFRPDRNAAAGGALPKVPGTTR; translated from the coding sequence GTGTCCACGCGTGAGAATCCCTTCGGCCAGGTCCTCGTCGCGCTCGTGACCCCGTTCACCGCCGACGGCGAGGTGGACTGGCCGGGCGTCGAGCAGCACATCGACGACTGCATCACCGCGGGCGCCGACGGCATCGTCGTCACCGGCACCACCGGCGAGACCTCCACCCTCACCGACCCGGAGAAGCTCCGGCTGGTCGAGGTCGGCAAGTCCGTCGCCGCGGGCCGCGCGAAGATCATCACCGGCGGTGGCTCGAACGAGACCGCCCACGCGATCCACCTCTACAAGCAGAGCGAGCGCGCCGGCGCCGACGGCGTCATGATCGTCACGCCGTACTACAACAAGCCGACCCAGGCCGGTGTCCTCACGCACTTCCGGATGATCGCCGACGCGACCGACCTGCCGGTCATCCTGTACGACATCCCCGGCCGCACCGGCATCCCGATCACGTACGACACGATCCTCCGTGCGTCGAAGCACCCGAACATCCTCGCCGTGAAGGACGCCAAGGGCGACTTCGCCGAGGTGTCCCGCGTGCTCAACAACACCGACCTCATGTACTTCTCCGGCGACGACACGAACGTGCTCCCGCACCTGTCGATCGGCGCCACCGGGCTCATCGGCGTGACCGCGAACATCACGAGTGCCCCGTACCGCACCATCGTCGACGCCGTGAACCGCGGCGACCTGGCGACCGCGACCGCCGAGCACAAGCGCCTCGAGCCGCTCGTCCGCGCGGTCATGACCCACGTGCCCGGCACCGTGGCGGCGAAGTACGTACTGCACGGCCTCGGGCGCATCGGCAGCCCGCGCGTCCGGCTGCCCCTCGTCGGCCCGGAGGACTCCGAGGCGTACGCCATCGAGACCTCCCTCGAAGCCGTCGTCGACGTGCCGGGCGCCGACTTCTCCAACTTCCGCCCCGACCGCAACGCAGCGGCCGGCGGTGCACTACCGAAGGTGCCAGGCACCACTCGTTGA
- a CDS encoding ribonuclease J, with the protein MPTQISTPQPLEPGTLRVIPVGGLGEIGRNMTVYEFEGKILIVDAGVLFPEEHQPGVDLILPDFAPIRDRLDDVLGVVLTHGHEDHIGAVPYLLKLRGDIPLIGSTLTLALVEAKLKEHRIKPYTLNVAEDQTEQIGPFHLEFVAVNHSIPDALAVAITTPAGRVLHTGDFKMDQLPLDDRITDLRAFARLGELGVDLFLPDSTNADVPGFTAPERDIGPVLESIITKARKKVVVASFSSHVHRVQQVLDAAAAANRKVAFMGRSMIRNMTIAAELGYLRVPENVLIDTKKAKNVPDDQIVYMSTGSQGEPMAVLARMANLEHQIEIGEGDTVILASSLIPGNENAVYRVIDGLTKLGAKVVHKGNAKVHVSGHASAGELLYCYNILRPRNVMPVHGEHRHLFANADLAIQTGVPPRNVILGEDGTVVDLKDGQVTVAGQLDIAYVYVDGSTVGEITDADLKDRRVLAEEGFITVFCAVDFTTGQCVIGPEIQSRGFAEDDSVFDDVRPQIAKALADAAGNGTRDAHAFSQVVRRTVGRWVNTKHRRRPMIVPVVIEA; encoded by the coding sequence ATGCCCACACAGATCTCGACTCCCCAGCCGCTCGAACCCGGAACCCTCCGAGTCATCCCCGTCGGGGGACTCGGCGAGATCGGTCGCAACATGACCGTGTACGAGTTCGAGGGCAAGATCCTCATCGTCGACGCCGGCGTGCTCTTCCCCGAGGAGCACCAGCCCGGTGTGGACCTGATCCTGCCGGACTTCGCGCCGATCCGGGACCGCCTCGACGACGTCCTCGGTGTCGTGCTCACGCACGGTCACGAGGACCACATCGGCGCCGTCCCGTACCTGCTGAAGCTCCGCGGTGACATCCCGCTGATCGGCTCCACGCTGACCCTCGCGCTCGTCGAGGCGAAGCTCAAGGAACACCGGATCAAGCCCTACACGCTGAACGTGGCCGAGGACCAGACCGAGCAGATCGGTCCGTTCCACCTCGAGTTCGTCGCCGTGAACCACTCGATCCCGGACGCCCTCGCCGTCGCCATCACCACCCCGGCCGGCCGCGTGCTGCACACCGGCGACTTCAAGATGGACCAGCTCCCGCTGGACGACCGGATCACGGACCTCCGTGCCTTCGCGCGCCTCGGTGAGCTCGGCGTCGACCTGTTCCTGCCGGACTCGACGAACGCCGACGTGCCGGGCTTCACCGCACCGGAGCGCGACATCGGCCCGGTGCTCGAGAGCATCATCACGAAGGCCCGCAAGAAGGTCGTCGTGGCGAGCTTCTCGTCCCACGTGCACCGCGTGCAGCAGGTCCTCGACGCCGCCGCGGCCGCGAACCGCAAGGTCGCGTTCATGGGGCGCTCGATGATCCGCAACATGACGATCGCCGCCGAGCTCGGGTACCTCCGCGTCCCGGAGAACGTGCTCATCGACACGAAGAAGGCGAAGAACGTCCCCGACGACCAGATCGTCTACATGTCGACCGGGTCCCAGGGCGAGCCGATGGCCGTCCTGGCGCGGATGGCGAACCTCGAGCACCAGATCGAGATCGGTGAGGGCGACACCGTCATCCTCGCCTCGTCGCTGATCCCGGGCAACGAGAACGCCGTCTACCGCGTCATCGACGGTCTGACGAAGCTCGGCGCGAAGGTCGTGCACAAGGGCAACGCCAAGGTGCACGTCTCCGGACACGCCTCCGCCGGCGAGCTGCTCTACTGCTACAACATCCTGCGTCCGCGCAACGTCATGCCCGTGCACGGCGAGCACCGCCACCTGTTCGCGAACGCCGACCTGGCGATCCAGACGGGTGTCCCGCCGCGCAACGTCATCCTGGGCGAGGACGGCACCGTCGTCGACCTCAAGGACGGCCAGGTCACGGTCGCCGGGCAGCTCGACATCGCGTACGTGTACGTCGACGGCTCCACGGTCGGCGAGATCACCGACGCCGACCTCAAGGACCGCCGCGTCCTGGCCGAAGAGGGCTTCATCACCGTCTTCTGCGCGGTCGACTTCACGACCGGCCAGTGCGTCATCGGCCCGGAGATCCAGTCGCGCGGGTTCGCCGAGGACGACTCGGTGTTCGACGACGTGCGTCCGCAGATCGCGAAGGCCCTGGCCGACGCCGCGGGCAACGGCACGCGGGACGCGCACGCGTTCAGCCAGGTGGTCCGCCGCACGGTCGGTCGCTGGGTGAACACGAAGCACCGTCGTCGTCCGATGATCGTGCCGGTGGTCATCGAGGCCTGA
- a CDS encoding DNA translocase FtsK, which produces MAGGTKSTTRTRASSSSTRGGGSRGTSRTQATTKKLPQAAPTPVFREQNPLVTAWLGMAHGVGAGFRLLGKESLEKDQRRDGFPFLLFVLAIAGGVVEWLNPTNAVSIALDAYTFGGLFGRLAFALPVIMVVFAGWLFRHPASVHDNTRIGIGLGLMLVSIASLCHVFGGQPSAVDGMPALAAAGGVLGWVVIGWLVAVATAWVAVPVAVVLLALSLFIITKTPPNQLGRRLHELYAYLFGAPGPAAETDETPSAAETGAVATKPTRKRGAKGQSQDFPLFEDLGFDEDGAPIDPGADEHLPWWRRNKSGREEDPAFDSPVIPPAGAAAAGAGPRGAGAAGAAAGLRDLTPAEPESVNLNDSIEQDVADDLDRAEQALRDFGSPAAAAAPTEAFRPDRDVAAAVATGLPSSAAAVAAPAVAPVPSVPVVSGASDLGEVGVEDEPEGLPVASTDDPAHPYRLPAASTLTPGTPSVARSQANDEIVAAITGVLTEFKVDARVTGFSRGPTVTRYEIELGPGVKVERVTALSKNLSYAVASNEVRILSPIPGKSAIGVEIPNSDREIVSLGDVLRSSAATKSKHPMTIGVGKDVEGGFVVANLAKMPHLLVAGSTGSGKSVFINSMITSLLMRAKPSEVRMVLVDPKRVELSIYAGVPHLITPIITNPKKAAEALQWVVKEMDMRYDDLASFGFRHVDDFNKAVQNEEIVLPAGSERKLKPYPYLLVVVDELADLMLVAPRDVEESIVRITQLARAAGIHLVLATQRPSVDVITGLIKANVPSRIAFAVTSVTDSRVILDQPGADKLIGQGDALFLPMGSSKAVRVQGAWVQESEVAEVVQHVTRQAQPEYRQDVAAVVERKEIDADIGDDLELLLAAVEQVVSTQFGSTSMLQRKLRVGFAKAGRLMDLMESRDIVGPSEGSKARDVLVTGDQLPSVLAKLRGEEPPAPAAAAPTAALPSSSAAVPTSATESDDRYGNDPVAGMTRGYDEVTGDDDDEDAWGLTGRE; this is translated from the coding sequence ATGGCCGGAGGCACCAAGTCGACCACGCGCACGCGCGCGTCGTCATCGTCGACCCGTGGAGGCGGGTCGCGCGGGACGTCGCGTACCCAGGCCACGACGAAGAAACTGCCGCAGGCGGCGCCGACACCGGTGTTCCGCGAGCAGAACCCGCTCGTGACGGCGTGGCTCGGCATGGCGCACGGCGTCGGTGCCGGCTTCCGGTTGCTCGGCAAGGAGTCCCTCGAGAAGGACCAGCGCCGCGACGGGTTCCCGTTCCTGCTGTTCGTCCTGGCCATCGCCGGCGGGGTCGTCGAGTGGTTGAACCCGACGAACGCCGTGTCGATCGCCCTCGACGCGTACACGTTCGGCGGGCTGTTCGGTCGGCTGGCGTTCGCGCTGCCCGTGATCATGGTCGTGTTCGCCGGCTGGCTCTTCCGGCACCCGGCGTCCGTGCACGACAACACCCGGATCGGCATCGGCCTGGGGCTGATGCTCGTGTCGATCGCGTCGCTGTGCCACGTGTTCGGTGGTCAGCCGAGCGCGGTGGACGGCATGCCCGCCCTCGCCGCGGCCGGTGGGGTGCTCGGTTGGGTCGTCATCGGCTGGCTCGTCGCGGTCGCCACGGCCTGGGTCGCCGTCCCGGTCGCGGTCGTGCTGCTCGCACTCTCGCTCTTCATCATCACCAAGACGCCGCCGAACCAGCTCGGTCGGCGTCTGCACGAGCTCTACGCCTACTTGTTCGGGGCTCCCGGCCCGGCGGCGGAGACGGACGAGACCCCGAGTGCTGCCGAGACCGGGGCGGTCGCGACGAAGCCGACCCGGAAGCGTGGCGCGAAGGGGCAGTCCCAGGACTTCCCGCTGTTCGAGGACCTCGGGTTCGACGAGGACGGCGCTCCGATCGACCCGGGCGCGGACGAACACCTGCCCTGGTGGCGGCGCAACAAGTCCGGGCGCGAAGAGGACCCGGCGTTCGACAGCCCGGTCATCCCGCCGGCCGGTGCGGCTGCGGCCGGTGCCGGTCCGCGCGGTGCGGGTGCTGCCGGTGCTGCCGCCGGGCTCCGCGACTTGACGCCGGCCGAGCCCGAATCGGTCAACCTCAACGACTCGATCGAGCAGGACGTCGCCGACGACCTCGACCGTGCGGAGCAGGCGCTCCGCGACTTCGGGTCGCCTGCGGCCGCGGCCGCACCGACCGAGGCGTTCCGTCCGGACCGCGACGTCGCGGCGGCCGTGGCCACGGGCCTCCCGTCCAGCGCTGCCGCCGTTGCAGCGCCGGCCGTCGCCCCGGTCCCGTCTGTGCCCGTCGTGTCGGGTGCGTCCGACCTCGGGGAGGTCGGGGTCGAGGACGAGCCGGAGGGCCTGCCGGTCGCCAGCACCGACGACCCGGCCCACCCGTACCGCCTGCCCGCCGCGTCTACGCTGACTCCGGGCACACCCTCGGTCGCGCGCAGCCAGGCGAACGACGAGATCGTCGCGGCGATCACCGGTGTGCTCACCGAGTTCAAGGTCGACGCGCGGGTCACCGGGTTCTCCCGTGGGCCGACGGTCACGCGGTACGAGATCGAGCTCGGCCCGGGCGTCAAGGTCGAACGCGTCACCGCCCTGTCGAAGAACCTGTCGTACGCGGTGGCCTCGAACGAGGTCCGCATCCTCTCGCCGATCCCGGGCAAGAGCGCGATCGGCGTCGAGATCCCGAACAGCGACCGCGAGATCGTGTCCCTGGGTGACGTGCTCCGTTCGAGCGCGGCCACCAAGTCCAAGCACCCGATGACGATCGGCGTCGGCAAGGACGTCGAGGGCGGCTTCGTCGTCGCGAACCTGGCGAAGATGCCGCACCTGCTCGTCGCGGGCTCCACCGGCTCCGGCAAGTCCGTGTTCATCAACTCGATGATCACCTCGCTGCTCATGCGCGCGAAGCCGTCCGAGGTCCGCATGGTCCTGGTCGACCCGAAGCGCGTCGAGCTGTCGATCTACGCCGGGGTCCCGCACCTCATCACGCCCATCATCACGAACCCGAAGAAGGCGGCCGAAGCGCTGCAGTGGGTCGTGAAGGAGATGGACATGCGGTACGACGACCTGGCGTCCTTCGGGTTCCGCCACGTCGACGACTTCAACAAGGCCGTCCAGAACGAGGAGATCGTCCTGCCGGCGGGCAGCGAGCGGAAGCTCAAGCCGTACCCGTACCTGCTCGTCGTCGTCGACGAGCTCGCGGACCTCATGCTCGTCGCCCCACGCGACGTCGAGGAGTCGATCGTCCGGATCACTCAGCTCGCCCGCGCCGCCGGCATCCACCTCGTGCTCGCCACGCAGCGCCCGTCGGTCGACGTCATCACCGGCCTCATCAAGGCGAACGTGCCGTCCCGGATCGCGTTCGCCGTGACGAGCGTCACCGACTCCCGGGTCATCCTCGACCAGCCGGGCGCCGACAAGCTCATCGGCCAGGGCGATGCGCTCTTCCTGCCGATGGGGTCCTCGAAGGCTGTCCGCGTGCAGGGCGCCTGGGTGCAGGAGAGCGAGGTCGCCGAGGTCGTCCAGCACGTCACCCGGCAGGCACAGCCCGAGTACCGCCAGGACGTCGCGGCCGTGGTCGAGCGCAAGGAGATCGACGCCGACATCGGCGACGACCTCGAGCTGCTGCTCGCGGCGGTCGAGCAGGTCGTCTCGACGCAGTTCGGGTCGACGTCGATGCTGCAGCGGAAGCTGCGTGTCGGCTTCGCGAAGGCGGGGCGTCTCATGGACCTGATGGAGTCCCGCGACATCGTCGGTCCGTCCGAGGGGTCGAAGGCGCGCGACGTCCTCGTCACCGGGGACCAGCTGCCGTCGGTGCTCGCGAAGCTCCGCGGTGAGGAGCCGCCGGCACCTGCCGCGGCAGCACCGACCGCCGCTCTGCCGTCGTCGTCCGCCGCGGTGCCGACCTCGGCCACGGAGTCCGACGACCGGTACGGCAACGACCCGGTCGCCGGCATGACGCGTGGGTACGATGAGGTGACAGGCGATGACGACGACGAAGACGCCTGGGGCCTGACGGGCAGGGAGTGA
- the pgsA gene encoding CDP-diacylglycerol--glycerol-3-phosphate 3-phosphatidyltransferase translates to MTASDGNTNRFPWRGRILRKGPGPASTANVANIITVVRILMAPLFFVLLLTDAGADGPVRIWAAVLFVVAIVTDSADGIIARRQNLVTDFGKLVDPIADKVLIGGALVALSILGELPWYVTVLIMVREIGITVFRFAVLSDRVIPASRGGKIKTVLQAVALTLALFPWWNLVGDLAHWVNGIFMTAAVVATVASGVDYLVQAWRHNRTAA, encoded by the coding sequence ATGACCGCCTCTGACGGCAACACGAACCGGTTCCCGTGGCGTGGCCGGATCCTCCGCAAGGGTCCCGGCCCCGCGTCCACCGCGAACGTCGCCAACATCATCACCGTGGTGCGCATCCTCATGGCGCCGCTGTTCTTCGTCCTGCTGCTGACCGACGCCGGTGCGGACGGCCCGGTGCGCATCTGGGCCGCGGTGCTCTTCGTCGTGGCGATCGTCACCGACAGCGCGGACGGCATCATCGCCCGCCGACAGAACCTGGTGACCGACTTCGGCAAGCTCGTCGACCCGATCGCCGACAAGGTGCTGATCGGCGGCGCGCTCGTCGCCCTGTCGATCCTCGGTGAACTTCCCTGGTACGTGACGGTGCTGATCATGGTGCGCGAGATCGGCATCACGGTCTTCCGGTTCGCGGTGCTGTCCGACCGGGTGATCCCGGCCAGCCGCGGCGGCAAGATCAAGACGGTGCTGCAGGCCGTCGCGCTCACGCTCGCGCTGTTCCCGTGGTGGAACCTCGTCGGCGACCTGGCGCACTGGGTCAACGGCATCTTTATGACCGCAGCGGTCGTCGCGACGGTCGCCAGCGGGGTGGACTACCTCGTGCAGGCGTGGCGGCACAACCGGACCGCAGCGTGA
- a CDS encoding nicotinamide-nucleotide amidohydrolase family protein has translation MARALVAELTARGETVAVAESLTGGLVVAELVGVPGASAVVRGGVVAYATPVKATVLGVDAELLAEHGAVDPEVARQMAAGVRMALAVDDVPATWGISTTGVAGPDPQDGQPVGTVFVGIASAAGAEAVELHLDGDRGAIRRAVVSELLARLRSRLQGVE, from the coding sequence ATCGCTCGTGCGCTCGTCGCGGAGCTGACCGCTCGTGGTGAGACCGTCGCGGTGGCGGAGTCGCTGACCGGCGGACTCGTCGTCGCGGAGCTGGTCGGCGTCCCCGGAGCCAGTGCGGTCGTGCGCGGGGGAGTCGTGGCCTACGCGACCCCGGTGAAGGCGACCGTGCTCGGCGTCGATGCCGAGCTGCTCGCCGAACACGGTGCGGTCGATCCGGAGGTCGCGCGCCAGATGGCCGCGGGTGTCCGGATGGCGCTGGCGGTCGACGACGTCCCGGCGACCTGGGGCATCAGCACGACGGGTGTCGCCGGACCGGATCCCCAGGACGGTCAGCCGGTCGGGACCGTGTTCGTCGGAATCGCCAGCGCGGCCGGTGCGGAAGCGGTCGAACTGCACCTGGACGGGGACCGCGGAGCAATCCGTCGGGCCGTCGTCTCCGAACTCCTGGCACGACTGCGATCCAGACTGCAGGGCGTGGAATAG
- a CDS encoding helix-turn-helix transcriptional regulator, translated as MVLVRQEIGDVLRDFRLQKGRTLRQVASKASVALGYLSEVERGQKEASSEILASVADALDTPISTIMREVGDRLAVVEGLTRVPDTLPDELVAEFDNDLAVR; from the coding sequence ATGGTTCTCGTTCGTCAGGAAATCGGCGATGTGCTGCGGGACTTCCGCTTGCAGAAGGGCCGGACCCTCCGTCAGGTCGCGTCCAAGGCCAGCGTTGCCCTCGGGTACCTCAGCGAGGTCGAGCGTGGTCAGAAAGAAGCCAGCTCGGAGATCCTCGCCTCGGTCGCGGATGCTCTCGACACCCCCATCTCGACGATCATGCGCGAAGTGGGCGACCGCCTCGCGGTGGTCGAAGGACTCACCCGGGTCCCGGACACGCTTCCCGATGAACTCGTCGCCGAGTTCGACAACGACCTCGCGGTGCGCTGA
- a CDS encoding DUF3046 domain-containing protein has product MRVSEFWRAVDQVFGDAYGAVVARDVVLEQLGGRSAADALAAGIDARTVWEALCDSQDVPEARRHGRGLQDPRD; this is encoded by the coding sequence ATGCGCGTGAGTGAGTTCTGGCGAGCCGTCGACCAGGTGTTCGGGGATGCCTACGGTGCCGTCGTCGCGCGGGACGTCGTGCTCGAGCAGCTCGGCGGTCGTTCGGCAGCGGACGCCCTGGCCGCGGGCATCGACGCCCGCACGGTCTGGGAAGCGCTGTGCGACTCGCAGGACGTCCCGGAAGCGCGTCGGCACGGGCGCGGTCTGCAGGACCCGCGGGACTGA
- the recA gene encoding recombinase RecA translates to MPSAVDREKALETALAQIDRQFGKGAVMRLGTDERAPVAVIPTGSVALDVALGIGGLPRGRIIEIYGPESSGKTTLTIHAIANAQRNGGIAAFIDAEHALDPEYAKKLGVDIDALLVSQPDTAEQALEIADMLVRSGSIDLIVIDSVAALVPRAEIEGEMGDSHVGLQARLMSQALRKLAGGLNQTQTTMIFINQLREKIGVFFGSPETTSGGKALKFYASVRLDIRRIETLKTGTEAVGNRTRVKVVKNKMAPPFKQAEFDILYGVGISREGSLLDFGVDHNIVKKSGAWYTYDGDQLGQGKENSRAFLIQNPEIAAEIEGKILAKLGVGGAKEAAPVESIAPKVAKGA, encoded by the coding sequence ATGCCATCAGCAGTAGACCGCGAGAAGGCCCTCGAGACCGCACTCGCCCAGATCGACCGTCAGTTCGGCAAGGGTGCCGTGATGCGCCTCGGTACCGACGAGCGCGCTCCGGTCGCCGTCATCCCCACCGGCTCCGTCGCGCTGGACGTCGCGCTCGGTATCGGCGGACTTCCCCGTGGCCGCATCATCGAGATCTACGGGCCGGAGTCCTCCGGTAAGACGACGCTGACGATCCACGCCATCGCGAACGCCCAGCGCAACGGCGGCATCGCAGCGTTCATCGACGCCGAGCACGCGCTCGACCCGGAGTACGCCAAGAAGCTCGGTGTCGACATCGACGCACTGCTGGTGTCGCAGCCGGACACGGCCGAGCAGGCGCTCGAGATCGCGGACATGCTCGTCCGTTCGGGCTCCATCGACCTCATCGTCATCGACTCCGTCGCAGCACTCGTGCCGCGTGCCGAGATCGAGGGCGAGATGGGTGACTCGCACGTCGGTCTGCAGGCCCGCCTGATGTCGCAGGCCCTCCGCAAGCTCGCCGGTGGGCTGAACCAGACGCAGACCACGATGATCTTCATCAACCAGCTGCGCGAGAAGATCGGTGTGTTCTTCGGTTCGCCGGAGACCACTTCCGGCGGTAAGGCGCTGAAGTTCTACGCCTCCGTCCGCCTCGACATCCGCCGCATCGAGACCCTGAAGACCGGTACCGAAGCCGTCGGCAACCGGACCCGCGTCAAGGTCGTCAAGAACAAGATGGCGCCGCCCTTCAAGCAGGCCGAGTTCGACATCCTGTACGGCGTCGGCATCTCCCGCGAAGGTTCGCTGCTCGACTTCGGTGTCGACCACAACATCGTCAAGAAGTCCGGTGCCTGGTACACGTACGACGGCGACCAGCTGGGGCAGGGCAAGGAGAACTCCCGCGCCTTCCTGATCCAGAACCCCGAGATCGCCGCTGAGATCGAGGGCAAGATCCTCGCCAAGCTCGGCGTCGGCGGGGCCAAGGAGGCCGCACCGGTCGAGTCCATCGCGCCGAAGGTCGCGAAGGGCGCGTGA
- a CDS encoding regulatory protein RecX encodes MTAGHDDADLAPVTDLFGARSRRGSSAAGSRAAGPESAGPVDESPGSDRTAGADAETGADVGAGAEVDSADADTPVPLPIRGAQSEWLTPVVGDGSGRTARAEQSGYDGEEADAPTASVFSITGGEIDPADAPRPLDEQRADAERISMRALSRRGVSTSELRTMLVKQDEFDADVIEHEIERLTRVGLLDDVALATDLVDRMHARKGLGRQAIVADLRRRGIDQTAIDAALEAAADDEDDEFVRALELAAKRAGQMRGLDRATAERRLSGFLMRKGYNGGVVRVAVERALDGPRRPPTGGGTVRFE; translated from the coding sequence GTGACGGCCGGACACGACGACGCGGACCTCGCGCCGGTCACCGACCTGTTCGGTGCGCGGTCCCGTCGGGGTTCGTCCGCTGCCGGGTCCCGCGCCGCAGGCCCGGAGTCGGCCGGCCCAGTAGACGAGTCTCCGGGATCCGACAGGACCGCTGGTGCTGACGCCGAAACTGGTGCTGACGTCGGCGCTGGCGCGGAAGTCGACAGCGCCGACGCGGACACCCCGGTGCCGCTGCCGATCCGCGGGGCACAGTCCGAGTGGCTGACTCCCGTGGTCGGCGACGGTTCGGGGCGGACGGCTCGTGCCGAGCAGAGCGGGTACGACGGTGAGGAAGCCGACGCTCCGACCGCCTCGGTCTTCTCGATCACCGGCGGGGAGATCGACCCCGCAGACGCCCCGCGGCCGCTGGACGAACAGCGTGCGGACGCCGAGCGCATCAGCATGCGAGCCCTGAGTCGTCGCGGGGTCAGCACCTCCGAGCTCCGGACGATGCTCGTCAAGCAGGACGAGTTCGATGCCGACGTGATCGAGCACGAGATCGAACGGCTGACGCGGGTCGGCCTCCTCGACGACGTGGCCTTGGCGACCGACCTGGTCGACCGGATGCACGCGCGGAAGGGCCTGGGCCGGCAGGCGATCGTCGCCGACCTCCGCCGCCGGGGGATCGACCAGACGGCCATCGACGCCGCTCTCGAAGCCGCCGCTGACGACGAGGACGACGAGTTCGTCCGTGCGCTCGAACTGGCTGCCAAGCGTGCCGGGCAGATGCGTGGCCTGGACCGGGCGACCGCCGAACGTCGGCTGTCCGGGTTCCTGATGCGCAAGGGCTACAACGGGGGCGTCGTCCGCGTCGCCGTCGAGCGAGCCCTGGACGGACCGCGACGTCCGCCGACCGGGGGCGGGACCGTCCGCTTCGAGTAG